Proteins encoded in a region of the Nocardia asteroides genome:
- a CDS encoding OB-fold domain-containing protein: MHTRNVGDAPAGGAATTLMIRRCGRCDRLLAPLFDACSYCRSADLEWVPASGGGSIVSWRVLRCSAHPRDETKRSTIAIVELDEGPWLYTTIHGELPPSSAAPVRVRFRACPRDDRFPVFAVSADPSTSDTAARPA; this comes from the coding sequence ATGCACACTCGAAACGTCGGTGACGCCCCCGCCGGCGGTGCGGCGACAACGTTGATGATCCGTCGTTGCGGGCGCTGTGACAGACTGCTGGCGCCGCTGTTCGACGCGTGTTCGTACTGCCGGTCCGCCGACCTCGAATGGGTGCCCGCCTCCGGCGGCGGGTCGATCGTGTCGTGGCGGGTGTTGCGCTGCTCCGCGCACCCGCGCGACGAGACGAAACGATCCACGATCGCGATCGTCGAACTCGACGAGGGTCCGTGGTTGTACACGACGATCCACGGCGAACTACCGCCGTCCTCCGCGGCGCCGGTCCGGGTGCGATTCCGAGCATGTCCCCGCGACGACAGGTTCCCGGTCTTCGCGGTCAGCGCCGATCCGAGTACCTCCGACACCGCCGCTCGACCAGCATGA
- a CDS encoding alpha/beta hydrolase — translation MLFIHGGGYVLGTASLGDHFCRRVAARLGAVAASVEYRRAPRHRFPAPL, via the coding sequence GTGCTTTTCATCCATGGCGGCGGATACGTCCTGGGCACGGCATCGCTCGGCGATCATTTCTGCCGCCGCGTCGCCGCGCGGCTCGGGGCGGTCGCCGCGTCGGTGGAATACCGGCGGGCGCCACGGCATCGGTTCCCCGCGCCCCTCTAG
- a CDS encoding MaoC family dehydratase N-terminal domain-containing protein, with protein MSRTPTTSGADDVTDAALPASMVGRRYRTSDHYEVGREKIREYARAVRNNHPAHWSEEAAADLGYHSLLAPPTFGAVPGYLAYAEVFDTILPGYDLSRTIQTDQMIEFHRPLLAGDRIRFEMCLDSFRHAFGGDLIGLRQTILDQHDRPVLTSRTSLVGRDDEALPPWFDAVVMHGARQEARNARRAPAPRYVGHGIESVSQAQPVPASPWVRRFDEVTAGAELPPRTLTVRRGDLVNYAGVSGDPNPIHWSTETAARMGMETVVAQGMFTIGLSVDLLTSWLGDPTALRSYNVRLTNPVHVGVTGGRIEFSGRVKRMDADTRSATIAITAEHDGRKIFGRAVAEVVLA; from the coding sequence ATGTCCAGAACCCCTACCACTTCCGGTGCGGACGACGTGACCGATGCCGCGCTCCCCGCCTCGATGGTCGGGCGCCGGTATCGCACCAGCGATCACTACGAGGTCGGTCGCGAGAAGATCCGCGAGTACGCCCGCGCGGTGCGCAACAACCACCCCGCGCACTGGTCGGAGGAGGCCGCCGCCGACCTCGGCTACCACAGCTTGCTTGCTCCCCCGACCTTCGGCGCGGTCCCCGGATATCTCGCCTACGCCGAGGTGTTCGACACGATCCTGCCCGGCTACGACCTGAGCCGGACCATCCAGACCGATCAGATGATCGAATTTCATCGCCCGCTCCTGGCCGGCGACCGCATCCGGTTCGAGATGTGCCTGGATTCGTTCCGGCACGCCTTCGGCGGCGACCTCATCGGACTGCGCCAAACCATCCTGGACCAGCACGACCGGCCGGTCCTCACGTCTCGGACCAGCCTGGTCGGGCGCGATGACGAGGCTCTCCCGCCGTGGTTCGACGCGGTCGTCATGCACGGCGCACGCCAGGAAGCGCGAAACGCGCGCCGCGCGCCGGCCCCGCGCTACGTGGGACACGGCATCGAGTCCGTGAGCCAGGCGCAGCCCGTACCGGCGAGCCCGTGGGTGCGGCGCTTCGACGAGGTAACTGCCGGGGCGGAGCTTCCGCCACGCACACTCACGGTCAGGCGGGGCGATCTGGTCAACTACGCCGGAGTGTCGGGAGACCCGAACCCCATCCATTGGAGCACCGAGACAGCCGCACGGATGGGCATGGAAACCGTTGTCGCCCAGGGCATGTTCACCATCGGGCTCAGTGTGGATCTACTCACCTCGTGGCTGGGCGATCCCACCGCCCTGCGCTCCTACAACGTGCGCCTGACCAATCCCGTCCACGTCGGCGTCACCGGCGGCCGGATCGAGTTCTCCGGCCGGGTGAAACGCATGGACGCGGACACGCGCAGCGCCACCATCGCGATCACCGCCGAGCACGACGGGCGCAAAATCTTCGGTCGCGCGGTGGCGGAGGTCGTCCTCGCGTGA
- a CDS encoding MerR family transcriptional regulator produces the protein MAQERGDSGHLPDPGQAVYGISVAAGLAGIGVQTLRLYERHGLLTPARSDGGTRRYSGNDLARLRRITDLVATGVNLTGIRRILDLEDANADLHADNDRLYADNDRLQADNVRLRDARDQPHGKP, from the coding sequence ATGGCGCAGGAGAGGGGCGACTCGGGGCATCTGCCGGATCCCGGCCAGGCGGTCTACGGGATTTCGGTCGCTGCCGGGCTGGCTGGAATCGGCGTGCAGACGCTCAGGCTGTACGAGCGCCACGGGTTGTTGACTCCCGCCCGCAGCGACGGGGGCACCCGCCGCTACAGCGGCAACGATCTGGCTCGCCTGCGGCGTATCACCGACTTGGTCGCGACGGGGGTCAATCTCACGGGGATTCGCCGCATTCTCGACCTGGAAGACGCGAATGCCGACCTGCACGCGGACAACGACCGGCTCTACGCGGACAATGACCGGCTGCAAGCGGACAATGTCCGGCTACGGGACGCGCGCGACCAGCCGCACGGCAAGCCGTAG
- a CDS encoding fused response regulator/phosphatase produces MLLIEDDPGDALLVEELVSDGAPGLQLHWVRSLAEAAEHLSAAEPDCVLLDLHLPDAQGLEAVDRIRQHTDQVAIVVMTGLDQEQTGLAAVAAGAQDYLVKGRVEPELFGRAVRYAIQRKQAERTSAALQASNMRAQENARLERGLLPTPLLRGHRVVDVVARYRPGRAHSLLGGDFYDVVQDADGTVHAVIGDVSGHGPDEAATGVALRLAWRTLVLSGVTGERQLRLLEQVLLAERTGRQTFATVTSLMLHPGDRRAQVLRAGHPGMLLRSATELAWVEVPGGPALGFLPGRAEWPVQELDLPLGSGLMVFTDGLFEGRVGTDQERLGEQGLMEVARAVRAADPNWFVDELIGRVEGLAGASGGLDDDVAILYLGWNRDRQGQDQN; encoded by the coding sequence GTGCTGCTGATCGAGGACGATCCCGGCGACGCGCTGCTGGTGGAGGAACTGGTCTCCGACGGCGCGCCCGGCCTGCAACTGCACTGGGTCCGGTCGCTGGCGGAGGCCGCCGAGCATCTGTCCGCGGCCGAACCCGACTGCGTGCTGCTGGACCTGCATCTGCCCGACGCCCAAGGGCTCGAGGCGGTGGATCGCATCCGCCAGCACACCGACCAGGTCGCGATCGTGGTGATGACCGGGCTCGATCAGGAGCAGACCGGTTTGGCCGCGGTCGCGGCCGGAGCCCAGGACTATCTGGTCAAAGGCCGGGTCGAGCCCGAACTGTTCGGGCGCGCGGTGCGCTACGCGATCCAGCGCAAGCAGGCCGAGCGCACCAGCGCCGCACTGCAGGCGAGCAATATGCGCGCGCAGGAGAACGCGCGGCTGGAACGCGGTCTGCTGCCCACCCCACTCCTGCGTGGACACAGAGTCGTCGACGTCGTGGCGCGTTACCGTCCCGGCCGGGCCCATTCCCTGCTCGGCGGCGATTTCTACGACGTGGTGCAAGACGCGGACGGCACCGTGCACGCCGTCATCGGTGACGTGTCCGGACACGGCCCGGACGAGGCGGCGACCGGTGTGGCGTTGCGCCTGGCTTGGCGCACCCTGGTGCTGAGCGGAGTGACCGGGGAGCGGCAACTCCGGCTGCTCGAACAGGTCCTGCTCGCCGAACGCACCGGCAGGCAGACCTTCGCGACGGTCACCAGCCTGATGTTGCATCCGGGCGATCGCCGCGCTCAGGTGCTGCGAGCCGGGCACCCCGGGATGCTGCTGCGCTCGGCCACCGAGTTGGCCTGGGTCGAGGTGCCCGGCGGGCCGGCTCTCGGCTTTCTGCCCGGTCGCGCCGAGTGGCCCGTCCAGGAACTCGACCTGCCGCTGGGTTCCGGGCTGATGGTGTTCACCGACGGCTTGTTCGAGGGACGAGTCGGGACCGATCAGGAACGCCTCGGCGAGCAGGGGCTGATGGAGGTCGCCCGCGCGGTCCGAGCCGCGGATCCGAACTGGTTCGTCGATGAGCTGATCGGCCGCGTCGAGGGGCTGGCGGGCGCGTCCGGGGGTTTGGACGACGATGTCGCGATCTTGTACCTCGGGTGGAATCGCGACCGGCAAGGACAGGACCAGAACTGA
- a CDS encoding SGNH/GDSL hydrolase family protein produces MGATMTLRKIRTTVLSALAALLLAITSKALYTEATDRAQREAWLDSWSTAQMADVDVLGPNWSTNGFVNQTIRQTVRPTLAGDSVRITMTNLFGDRPLRIAAATIAHTAKGAAVRSGTVRPLTFGGAAGTVIPQGDELASDATDFLVNARQPITVTLYLSEATGPATFHSLGNTTAYRANGDHSADIEGVAFTESDKSWYYLADIEVRGAPNRGGVVTFGDSITDGAGAGVDADNRYPDALADRLAVDSEPRAVLNTGIGGNRIVSDSDYLGQRAATRFRRDVLDKDGIGTVILLSGINDIGASELSEPWLRPNPEITADQLIAEYRLLIRMARADGLRILGGTLLPYRGAPYYSERGERVRDEVNSWIRHSGEFDAVIDFERALADPADPDVLAAQFDSGDHLHPGPAGYSAMADAAALVLHETVD; encoded by the coding sequence ATGGGCGCGACGATGACCCTCCGGAAGATACGAACCACCGTGCTATCGGCATTGGCCGCGCTGCTGCTGGCCATCACCAGCAAAGCGTTGTACACCGAGGCCACCGACCGAGCCCAGCGCGAGGCCTGGCTCGACAGTTGGTCCACCGCGCAAATGGCCGACGTCGATGTGCTGGGACCCAATTGGTCGACAAACGGTTTCGTCAACCAGACCATCCGCCAGACCGTGCGCCCTACCCTCGCCGGTGACTCCGTACGAATCACGATGACCAATCTCTTCGGCGATCGACCGCTGCGGATCGCGGCAGCCACCATCGCGCACACCGCCAAGGGGGCAGCGGTGCGCTCCGGCACGGTCCGCCCGCTGACTTTCGGCGGTGCAGCGGGCACGGTGATCCCGCAGGGAGACGAACTGGCCAGCGACGCGACCGATTTCCTGGTCAACGCCCGCCAGCCGATCACCGTGACCCTCTACCTGAGCGAGGCAACCGGGCCGGCCACCTTCCACTCTCTCGGCAACACCACCGCTTACCGCGCGAACGGCGATCACAGCGCCGACATCGAAGGGGTGGCGTTCACCGAGTCCGACAAGTCGTGGTACTACCTTGCCGACATCGAAGTCCGGGGCGCACCGAACCGCGGCGGTGTGGTGACCTTCGGCGACTCCATCACCGACGGAGCGGGCGCCGGCGTGGACGCCGACAACCGGTACCCGGATGCCCTGGCCGACCGCCTTGCGGTCGACAGCGAGCCCCGGGCAGTGCTGAACACCGGCATAGGTGGAAACCGGATCGTTTCGGACTCCGACTACTTGGGCCAACGCGCGGCCACCCGATTCCGTCGCGACGTACTCGACAAAGACGGGATCGGCACCGTCATCCTGCTCTCGGGTATCAACGACATCGGCGCCAGTGAACTCTCCGAGCCGTGGCTGCGACCGAACCCCGAGATCACGGCCGACCAGCTGATCGCCGAGTACCGACTGCTCATCCGGATGGCACGTGCCGACGGACTGCGCATCCTCGGCGGCACCCTGCTCCCATACCGCGGAGCCCCGTACTACAGCGAGCGCGGCGAACGGGTCCGAGACGAGGTCAACTCCTGGATACGCCATTCCGGAGAATTCGACGCCGTCATCGACTTCGAGCGCGCACTCGCCGACCCGGCGGACCCGGACGTACTCGCCGCGCAGTTCGACAGCGGAGACCACCTGCATCCCGGCCCCGCGGGGTATTCCGCGATGGCCGACGCCGCCGCGCTCGTCCTACACGAGACGGTCGACTGA
- a CDS encoding Hsp20 family protein: MLMRTDPFRDLDRLTQQVFGTKAHPAVMPMDAWRAGEEFVVEFDLPGIDPESLDLDIERNVVTVRARRPELDSGREMIAAERSRGVFSRQLFLGENLDTDKIRAEYTDGVLRLTIPVAEKAKPRKIEIGRGNGHKAIDA, translated from the coding sequence ATGCTGATGCGCACCGATCCGTTCCGCGATCTGGACCGTCTGACGCAGCAGGTGTTCGGCACGAAGGCACATCCTGCGGTGATGCCGATGGACGCCTGGCGCGCGGGCGAGGAATTCGTCGTGGAGTTCGATCTGCCCGGTATCGACCCCGAGTCCCTGGACCTGGACATCGAGCGCAATGTGGTGACGGTGCGCGCGCGTCGTCCCGAACTCGACTCGGGACGCGAGATGATCGCCGCGGAACGCTCCCGCGGCGTGTTCAGCCGTCAGCTGTTCCTGGGCGAGAACCTCGACACCGACAAGATCCGTGCCGAGTACACCGATGGCGTCCTCCGACTGACCATTCCGGTCGCGGAGAAGGCCAAGCCGCGCAAGATCGAGATCGGTCGCGGCAACGGACACAAGGCGATCGACGCCTGA
- a CDS encoding cold shock domain-containing protein produces the protein MTDQPHHRTAANFWRRGTVVWFNIEKGFGFLQPADDPTPVFIEYTSIETSGYKSLYAGQPVLFTATLRKRGPEATAVRPLLPRP, from the coding sequence GTGACCGACCAGCCCCACCACCGCACCGCGGCGAATTTCTGGCGCCGCGGCACGGTGGTCTGGTTCAACATCGAGAAGGGCTTCGGGTTCCTGCAACCCGCGGACGACCCCACTCCGGTCTTCATCGAGTACACCAGCATCGAGACCAGCGGGTACAAGTCGCTGTACGCAGGCCAGCCCGTGCTCTTCACCGCCACCCTGCGCAAGCGCGGCCCCGAAGCCACAGCGGTGCGCCCACTGCTCCCCCGCCCTTGA
- a CDS encoding alpha/beta hydrolase produces the protein MRWLAAQPDVDAERIAIVGESADGGLGAALALLAGERAEVRPVLQALSYPMLDDRTAERTDIDPRRLRMWSQRHNRLGWRAYLGPVANGPVPPLAAPARYVDLSAAHAAWIGVGTNDLFYDENIAYADRLRQAGVPCTRCAAATTASS, from the coding sequence CTGCGCTGGCTGGCCGCCCAGCCCGACGTCGACGCCGAACGCATCGCGATCGTCGGGGAGAGCGCCGACGGAGGCCTCGGTGCCGCCCTCGCGCTGCTGGCTGGCGAACGTGCCGAGGTGCGCCCGGTCCTGCAGGCGCTGTCCTACCCGATGCTGGATGACCGGACCGCCGAGCGCACCGACATCGACCCGCGGCGGCTGCGTATGTGGAGCCAGCGGCACAATAGGCTTGGATGGCGCGCCTACCTCGGCCCGGTCGCAAACGGCCCGGTTCCACCGTTGGCCGCACCGGCCCGCTACGTGGATCTGTCGGCGGCGCATGCCGCCTGGATCGGCGTCGGCACCAACGACTTGTTCTACGACGAGAACATCGCCTACGCCGACCGGCTACGGCAGGCGGGGGTTCCCTGCACGAGGTGCGCGGCGGCTACCACGGCTTCGAGCTGA
- a CDS encoding CHASE3 domain-containing protein has translation MTTKTGRPPLSARLTAQAWFQLVLAAMVLVVIIGTVAGAQVIAHTNRVTDRLLDNSLPAAAEAYRLQSALVDQETGLRGYAITADPQFLQPYSDGTRDEAQSVARLRELLADRQPLLEELDALERAAQRWRIDYAEPLVAALASGSARGVDPAVPARGKPLFDELRMRFEAQNSNLTAAIAHDEEQLTHTRKVRDAVLAGMVVAFLLTGVLLTVLIRRLIARPLGSLTDASLRVAGGDFDHHIDVHGPADLATVANAVESMRRRIVTELSSSRAKEAVLAEQKTDLDLQAEELRRSNTELEQFAYVASHDLQEPLRKVASFCQLLEKRYGDQLDERGKQYIDFAVDGAKRMQVLINDLLTFSRVGRITDRTEPTGLGQSLDKALTNLSNAIDDTGAVIRRPDDLPEIIGDPTLLTMLWQNLVANAIKFRAPERAPELEITCAPTDDSSGWLLSVTDNGIGIAPEFAEKVFVIFQRLHNREEYSGTGIGLAVCKKIVEYHGGRIWIDTDYTAGTRFCFTLRAADADLSAGTADAPVHEGAPA, from the coding sequence ATGACGACGAAGACCGGCCGGCCGCCGCTGAGCGCGCGGCTGACCGCCCAAGCCTGGTTCCAGCTGGTGCTGGCCGCGATGGTGCTGGTGGTGATCATCGGCACCGTGGCGGGCGCCCAGGTGATCGCACACACCAACCGCGTGACCGATCGGCTGCTGGACAACTCGCTGCCCGCGGCGGCCGAGGCCTACCGGTTGCAGAGCGCGCTGGTGGATCAGGAGACCGGCCTGCGCGGCTACGCCATCACCGCGGACCCGCAGTTCCTGCAACCGTACAGCGACGGCACCCGCGACGAGGCGCAGTCCGTCGCCCGCCTGCGGGAGCTGCTGGCCGACCGGCAACCCTTGCTCGAAGAACTCGACGCCCTGGAGCGCGCCGCACAGCGATGGCGCATCGACTACGCCGAACCGCTGGTCGCGGCGTTGGCCTCCGGATCGGCCCGCGGCGTCGATCCCGCCGTCCCGGCACGCGGTAAACCGCTCTTCGATGAACTCCGGATGCGCTTCGAAGCCCAGAACAGCAACCTCACGGCGGCCATCGCGCACGACGAAGAGCAGCTCACCCACACCCGCAAGGTCCGGGACGCGGTGCTGGCCGGGATGGTCGTCGCGTTCCTGTTGACCGGCGTACTGCTGACCGTGTTGATCCGGCGTTTGATCGCCCGTCCCCTCGGTTCCTTGACCGACGCGTCGCTTCGCGTCGCGGGCGGCGACTTCGACCATCACATCGACGTGCACGGCCCGGCCGATCTCGCGACCGTCGCGAACGCGGTCGAGAGCATGCGCCGCCGCATCGTCACCGAACTGAGTTCCTCACGCGCCAAGGAAGCCGTACTCGCCGAGCAGAAGACCGATCTGGATCTCCAGGCCGAGGAACTGCGCCGGTCCAACACCGAGCTGGAGCAGTTCGCCTACGTCGCCTCCCATGACCTGCAGGAGCCGCTGCGCAAGGTGGCGTCGTTCTGCCAACTGCTGGAGAAGCGGTACGGCGACCAGCTCGACGAGCGGGGCAAGCAGTACATCGACTTCGCCGTCGACGGCGCCAAGCGGATGCAGGTGCTGATCAACGATCTGCTCACGTTCTCCCGCGTGGGCCGGATCACCGACCGCACCGAACCCACCGGCCTGGGCCAGTCCCTGGACAAGGCGCTGACCAATCTGTCCAACGCGATCGATGACACCGGCGCCGTCATCCGGCGACCGGACGACCTGCCCGAGATCATCGGCGATCCGACATTGCTGACGATGCTCTGGCAGAACCTGGTCGCCAACGCCATCAAGTTCCGCGCGCCCGAGCGCGCACCGGAGCTCGAGATCACCTGCGCACCGACCGACGACAGCAGCGGCTGGCTGCTGTCTGTCACCGACAACGGCATCGGGATCGCGCCCGAATTCGCCGAGAAGGTGTTCGTCATCTTCCAGCGGCTGCACAATCGGGAGGAGTACAGCGGGACCGGCATCGGGCTGGCCGTCTGCAAGAAGATCGTGGAGTATCACGGCGGCCGGATCTGGATCGACACCGACTACACGGCCGGCACTCGCTTCTGCTTCACCCTGCGCGCCGCCGACGCCGACCTCAGCGCCGGTACCGCCGACGCCCCCGTCCACGAAGGAGCCCCCGCATGA
- a CDS encoding response regulator — protein MTTSGQPIDILLVEDDPGDELMTREAFEDNKIGNNLHVARDGEEALDFLYRQGEYADAPRPDLILLDLNLPKYDGRQVLEKIKADPDLSHIPVVVLTTSAAEEDILRSYRLHANAYVTKPVDLDQFVAAIKQIDDFFVQVVRLPPHKQ, from the coding sequence ATGACCACTTCCGGCCAGCCCATCGACATCCTGCTCGTCGAAGACGATCCGGGCGACGAGCTGATGACGCGAGAGGCGTTCGAGGACAACAAGATCGGCAACAACCTGCACGTCGCCAGAGACGGCGAGGAGGCGCTGGACTTCCTCTACCGCCAGGGCGAGTACGCGGACGCGCCGCGACCGGACCTGATTCTGCTCGACCTCAATCTGCCCAAGTACGACGGCAGGCAGGTGCTGGAGAAGATCAAAGCCGACCCCGACCTGTCGCACATCCCGGTGGTCGTGCTGACCACCTCCGCGGCCGAAGAGGACATACTGCGCAGCTATCGGTTGCACGCCAACGCGTATGTCACCAAGCCGGTCGACCTCGACCAGTTCGTCGCCGCCATCAAGCAGATCGATGACTTCTTCGTCCAGGTCGTCCGGCTGCCGCCGCACAAGCAGTAG
- a CDS encoding ATP-binding protein, producing the protein MASPRQTHPDRGGWYAPVSAGDRVPLPNAVTPLDMDFPAEAEQLATVRHTLQEWLAASGMAPGPAYDVLLAVGEACTNAVEHGHRGDGGVVRLRASIDGDELRVTISDSGRWKPPDPHAADSLRGRGMQLIRALIPDVSVTTGDSGTVVDLRARFTE; encoded by the coding sequence ATGGCCTCTCCGCGACAGACACACCCGGACCGCGGCGGCTGGTACGCGCCCGTGAGCGCGGGCGACCGGGTCCCGCTACCCAACGCCGTGACGCCGCTGGACATGGATTTTCCCGCCGAGGCGGAGCAATTGGCAACCGTCCGGCACACCCTCCAGGAATGGCTGGCCGCCAGTGGGATGGCGCCCGGCCCGGCCTACGACGTGCTGCTGGCCGTCGGCGAGGCCTGCACCAACGCCGTCGAGCACGGCCATCGCGGCGACGGCGGCGTGGTCCGCTTGCGGGCGTCGATCGACGGCGACGAACTCCGGGTGACCATTTCCGACAGCGGCCGCTGGAAACCGCCCGATCCGCACGCCGCCGATTCACTGCGCGGGCGCGGCATGCAGCTGATCCGCGCGCTCATCCCGGACGTCAGCGTGACCACCGGCGATTCCGGCACGGTGGTCGATCTGCGCGCACGCTTCACGGAATGA
- a CDS encoding nuclear transport factor 2 family protein, with translation MLSPHDFRSLADRVEIEALRGEFTDAVMMRDFDRLASLFTDDAVLRIPDAGIEVAGRAEFQTKARLMQDAWDYFIQHTHPGAIRIDGDTATGRAHICELGRLKSGSSHLNYAIYHDRYRRTTDGWKFTERVYEIRYLDDSPLPGSPPGENGPGVDVSAARPHG, from the coding sequence ATGCTGTCACCACACGACTTCCGGTCACTCGCCGACCGTGTCGAGATCGAAGCACTGCGCGGCGAATTCACCGACGCGGTGATGATGCGCGACTTCGATCGCCTGGCATCGCTGTTCACCGACGACGCGGTGCTGCGCATCCCCGACGCGGGTATCGAAGTCGCCGGCCGCGCCGAATTCCAGACCAAAGCACGGCTGATGCAAGACGCCTGGGACTATTTCATTCAGCACACCCATCCCGGTGCGATCCGAATCGACGGCGACACCGCGACCGGTCGCGCCCACATCTGTGAACTCGGGCGGTTGAAAAGCGGCAGCTCACATCTGAACTACGCGATCTACCACGATCGCTACCGGCGAACGACCGACGGCTGGAAGTTCACCGAACGGGTCTACGAGATCCGATACCTCGACGACTCGCCGCTACCGGGCTCACCCCCGGGAGAGAACGGTCCGGGTGTGGACGTATCCGCCGCGCGGCCGCACGGGTGA
- a CDS encoding catalase translates to MSVPNYTTDDAGIPVPSDEHSLTVGPDGPILLQDWYLIEKMAAFNRERVPERQPHAKGGGAFGVFEVTHDVSAYTMAEVFQPGKKTEMLARFSTVAGERGSPDTWRDPRGFALKFYTEQGNFDMVANNTPIFFVRDPMKFQDFIRSQKRRADNNLRDHDMQWDFWTLSPESAHQVTWLMGDRGIPRTWRHMNGYSSHTYMWVNAAGERFWVKYHFKTDQGIEFFTQDEGDQMAAMDTDYHTRDLWESIEGGNYPSWTLKMQIMPFDEAKTYRFNPFDLTKVWPHGDYPLIDVGRMTLDRNPADYHTEIEQAAFEPSNSVPGTGPSPDKMLMARWFSYPDAHRYRIGANYKELPVNTPHATTVRSYSKDGAMRHRNPGDPVYVPNSKGGPHADPAVAGPPATWYADGELVRSAYTLHKDDDDWGQAGTMVRDVLDDAARQRLVDNIVGHLLNGVSAPVLDRAFEYWRNVDKHLGDRVEAGVRAKQGERDPKAAGQANPARSSAQAKA, encoded by the coding sequence ATGTCCGTTCCGAACTACACCACCGACGACGCCGGGATCCCGGTCCCCAGCGACGAGCATTCGCTGACCGTCGGGCCGGATGGGCCGATCCTGCTGCAGGACTGGTATCTGATCGAGAAGATGGCGGCGTTCAACCGGGAACGGGTGCCCGAACGTCAGCCGCACGCGAAGGGCGGTGGGGCGTTCGGCGTCTTCGAGGTCACCCACGACGTGAGCGCATACACGATGGCCGAGGTGTTCCAGCCGGGCAAGAAGACGGAGATGCTGGCCCGGTTCTCCACCGTGGCCGGCGAGCGCGGCAGCCCCGATACCTGGCGGGATCCGCGCGGGTTCGCCCTGAAGTTCTACACCGAGCAGGGCAATTTCGACATGGTCGCCAACAACACGCCGATCTTCTTCGTGCGCGATCCGATGAAATTCCAGGACTTCATCCGGTCCCAGAAGCGCCGCGCCGACAACAATCTGCGCGACCACGACATGCAGTGGGACTTCTGGACGCTCTCACCCGAGTCGGCGCACCAGGTCACCTGGTTGATGGGTGACCGCGGCATCCCGCGCACCTGGCGGCATATGAACGGTTACTCCAGCCATACCTATATGTGGGTGAACGCCGCCGGGGAACGGTTCTGGGTCAAGTACCACTTCAAGACCGATCAGGGCATCGAGTTCTTCACCCAGGACGAAGGCGACCAGATGGCCGCGATGGACACCGACTACCACACCCGCGACCTGTGGGAGTCGATCGAAGGCGGCAACTATCCGAGCTGGACGCTGAAGATGCAGATCATGCCGTTCGACGAGGCGAAGACATACCGGTTCAACCCCTTCGATCTCACCAAGGTGTGGCCGCACGGCGACTATCCGCTCATCGATGTCGGCAGGATGACGCTCGATCGGAACCCGGCGGACTACCACACCGAGATCGAACAGGCGGCATTCGAGCCGAGTAATTCGGTGCCCGGCACCGGCCCCAGCCCGGACAAGATGCTGATGGCCCGCTGGTTCTCCTACCCGGACGCCCACCGGTACCGTATCGGCGCGAATTACAAAGAGCTGCCGGTGAATACGCCGCACGCCACTACCGTCCGGTCGTACAGCAAGGACGGCGCGATGCGCCACCGCAACCCCGGCGACCCGGTCTACGTGCCGAACTCGAAGGGCGGCCCGCACGCCGATCCCGCTGTCGCGGGCCCGCCCGCGACCTGGTACGCCGACGGCGAACTCGTGCGCTCGGCCTACACGCTGCACAAGGACGACGACGATTGGGGCCAAGCGGGAACCATGGTCCGTGACGTGCTCGACGACGCGGCGCGGCAGCGGCTGGTCGACAACATCGTCGGACACCTGCTGAACGGAGTTTCCGCGCCCGTGCTCGACCGGGCCTTCGAGTATTGGCGCAACGTCGACAAGCATCTCGGTGACCGCGTCGAGGCGGGTGTGCGCGCGAAGCAGGGTGAGCGCGACCCCAAGGCGGCCGGGCAAGCCAATCCGGCTCGCTCGTCGGCGCAGGCCAAAGCCTGA